In a single window of the uncultured Dysgonomonas sp. genome:
- a CDS encoding glycoside hydrolase family 88 protein, with amino-acid sequence MYKKIFVLLFVFSTQLSFAQSYDLKNFPEGCEPEFIGKKLTERYLQTPHSHWGNINSEHKVTFVTYPDVCAWLGALWFTQSVKDENLYNKLVDRFDPLFTTEKDFLPTLRPTAHNVVDWYVFGAVPLEIYKKKKEQKYFDLGMKYADGQWILPENPKDYEKEWHDKGYSWQTRLWIDDMFMITAVQDQAYLVTGDKKYIDRSANEMVLYLDRIQRENGLFYHAPEAPFFWGRGNGWMAVGMAELLRILPKDNPHNEKIKEAYKKMMKTLLRYQGYDGMWGQLIDDPNSWRETSGTAMFTYAMIVGVKNGWLDKKTYGAAARKGWLALLTYLNEDYNLRNVCEGTGTKNDYNHYINRKRLIGDMHGQAALMWCAYGLASDDVKRK; translated from the coding sequence ATGTATAAAAAAATATTTGTATTATTATTTGTTTTCTCTACTCAACTATCATTTGCCCAAAGCTATGATTTGAAAAATTTTCCTGAAGGGTGTGAACCTGAATTTATCGGTAAAAAGCTTACAGAGAGATACCTGCAGACACCGCATTCACATTGGGGTAACATCAATTCTGAACATAAAGTAACATTTGTGACCTATCCTGATGTGTGCGCATGGCTTGGGGCTTTATGGTTTACCCAATCTGTAAAAGATGAAAACCTGTACAACAAACTGGTCGACAGATTCGATCCGTTATTCACCACCGAAAAGGATTTTTTACCCACTCTGCGCCCTACCGCGCATAATGTTGTAGACTGGTATGTATTTGGGGCTGTACCGCTAGAGATATATAAGAAGAAAAAAGAACAGAAATACTTCGATCTTGGGATGAAATATGCAGACGGTCAATGGATATTGCCGGAGAATCCTAAAGATTATGAAAAAGAATGGCACGATAAAGGTTACTCTTGGCAAACCCGCCTCTGGATCGACGACATGTTTATGATAACAGCAGTTCAGGATCAGGCGTATCTGGTTACAGGAGATAAAAAATATATAGATAGATCAGCCAATGAGATGGTTTTATATCTTGATCGTATACAACGCGAAAACGGACTGTTCTATCATGCACCGGAAGCTCCTTTCTTCTGGGGACGCGGGAATGGCTGGATGGCTGTGGGAATGGCAGAGTTGTTAAGGATACTTCCCAAGGATAATCCTCATAATGAGAAAATAAAAGAAGCTTATAAAAAGATGATGAAAACCCTATTGCGATACCAGGGATATGATGGTATGTGGGGACAACTTATCGACGATCCTAACTCGTGGAGAGAAACATCCGGTACGGCAATGTTTACATATGCAATGATTGTAGGTGTAAAAAATGGCTGGCTGGATAAGAAAACATATGGGGCAGCAGCACGTAAAGGCTGGCTAGCATTACTTACATACCTGAATGAAGATTATAACCTAAGGAATGTATGTGAAGGTACCGGCACAAAAAATGACTATAATCATTATATCAATCGCAAACGCCTGATCGGAGATATGCATGGACAAGCTGCGCTTATGTGGTGCGCATATGGCTTAGCCAGTGATGATGTAAAAAGAAAATGA
- a CDS encoding FecR domain-containing protein: MMTYDSEYIDTIITKYLEGEATQEEVEQLSAWIKLSDENSRHFMQMRNIWEVSNPAFDPDELDMEGARSLVMQQIKQEKAQHSLFYYWQRIAAILIIPLLAISIYLYLKPQQEIKIAEQEVIAPYGTRSIVDLPDGSKVWLNAGSSIKFPAIFSDNERKVSLSGEAYFEVESDKKNPFIVKTSSLEVKATGTAFNVEAYEKDSMAAVTLVEGIVNILTVDNRSVKLAPEQKLDYNKQKAVYNIYDTNTYKWCAWKDGVMVFRDDPLEYVFKRLGQVYNVDFIIKDHKTAGYLYRATFEGESLDEILRLLEMSAPIKYKEVSDRRNKDDYYEKQKIEVFQK; the protein is encoded by the coding sequence ATTATGACATACGACAGCGAATATATAGATACCATCATTACCAAATATCTGGAGGGGGAAGCTACGCAGGAAGAAGTGGAGCAACTTTCGGCATGGATAAAACTAAGTGATGAGAATTCCCGACACTTCATGCAAATGAGGAATATATGGGAGGTGTCTAATCCTGCGTTCGATCCTGATGAACTGGATATGGAAGGTGCACGTAGTCTGGTTATGCAACAAATAAAACAGGAAAAAGCACAGCATTCGCTATTCTATTACTGGCAACGCATTGCCGCCATCCTGATCATACCTTTGCTGGCAATCTCCATATATCTGTATCTTAAGCCTCAGCAGGAGATAAAAATAGCCGAACAAGAAGTTATAGCACCATATGGCACTCGTTCCATTGTCGATCTGCCTGATGGATCGAAAGTTTGGCTCAATGCAGGAAGTTCTATCAAGTTTCCCGCGATATTCAGTGATAATGAGAGGAAAGTCTCATTGTCGGGAGAAGCATATTTTGAAGTAGAATCGGATAAAAAGAATCCTTTCATTGTAAAAACGTCTTCGCTTGAAGTTAAAGCGACAGGTACTGCTTTCAATGTTGAAGCATATGAGAAAGACAGTATGGCAGCTGTTACTCTGGTAGAAGGTATTGTCAATATACTTACAGTTGATAACAGATCAGTAAAACTGGCACCTGAACAGAAGTTGGATTATAATAAACAAAAAGCAGTATATAACATATACGATACGAATACATATAAATGGTGTGCATGGAAAGACGGTGTAATGGTATTCAGGGACGACCCTCTCGAATATGTATTTAAACGTCTGGGACAAGTATACAATGTCGATTTCATAATCAAAGACCATAAAACGGCGGGGTATCTTTATAGGGCAACATTCGAGGGTGAGTCACTTGATGAAATTCTCCGTCTGCTGGAGATGAGTGCTCCTATCAAATATAAAGAAGTGAGCGACAGAAGAAATAAGGACGATTACTACGAGAAACAAAAGATTGAAGTATTTCAGAAATAA
- a CDS encoding RagB/SusD family nutrient uptake outer membrane protein yields the protein MKKIIHKINHIYIAIFMGGMILFNGCSKDFLDSDPLSFYEPGATFTTESGLKSAMAICDRHLKLYWMTDHNEMLTLGTEYIFSDMMVAAATDKRSMLCDVANMLTPISDENTTNNLDRTNSIYSFWEDTYKGVMYANTVIQYVDGVESLDEKTKNMYKGRGYFHRAFRYMALIFQYGDVPLVTRVVEVPKQNYRSTKRDAILEMITKDMEFAVEWVPDQKDMSLIGMVNKGACRMLLAKCYLALGEFKKAKDQTDILIESSGYSLMQDNFGTFNDGGEPLTWPITRNVIWDMHRPENKLIGANKEVIMGMPNRGSDAESFVKMLTMRILYPFLFDGRVKTKDGKQALMNIRRNSGDYNSKYDYMRAFGRGIATFRPTYFSTHTLWKVNGKMDATDLRHSSEVGNWVRMEDYRVNNKASSEFGNPVTLFDDAGKLLCSDTIRRWFDVPHYKLYLDDPVNDANVSGSDGLRGATNGGNADWYLYRLAEAYLLRAEAKFYLGDATAKDDVNEVRKRAKCSELYNSAVTIGDIINERARELYWEEWRNVELTRVSLCLARSGKPDEWGNTYKLDTFDKQSGTDASGGSYWYQRINHYSMYNKGPISIDATGNSNPNYTMDKKNIYWPIPNKEITANNKGQLAQNYGYSGYDPNAPKWDNWEDAVADEYKTE from the coding sequence ATGAAAAAAATAATTCATAAAATAAATCATATATATATTGCCATATTTATGGGTGGTATGATCTTATTTAACGGATGTTCAAAAGACTTCTTGGATTCCGATCCACTGTCGTTTTACGAGCCCGGAGCCACTTTTACTACCGAGTCGGGTCTGAAATCGGCAATGGCCATATGCGACCGCCATCTCAAATTATACTGGATGACTGACCATAACGAAATGCTTACACTGGGAACAGAGTATATTTTTTCCGACATGATGGTTGCTGCAGCTACAGACAAACGATCTATGCTGTGTGATGTTGCCAATATGCTTACACCTATCAGTGATGAAAATACTACGAATAATCTTGACAGGACGAATAGTATCTATTCCTTTTGGGAAGACACATATAAGGGTGTCATGTATGCTAATACCGTTATTCAGTATGTAGACGGAGTTGAATCTTTGGACGAAAAAACAAAGAATATGTATAAAGGTAGAGGATATTTCCATCGTGCCTTTCGTTACATGGCGTTGATATTTCAATACGGTGATGTACCTCTTGTTACAAGAGTAGTGGAAGTACCAAAACAGAATTATCGCAGTACTAAACGCGATGCCATATTGGAAATGATAACTAAGGATATGGAATTTGCTGTGGAATGGGTACCTGATCAAAAAGATATGTCCCTGATCGGCATGGTAAATAAAGGAGCTTGCCGTATGTTGCTAGCCAAATGCTATTTGGCATTAGGCGAATTTAAAAAGGCCAAAGATCAGACAGATATATTAATTGAAAGTTCCGGCTATTCGCTTATGCAGGATAATTTTGGTACATTCAACGATGGCGGAGAACCTTTGACCTGGCCTATTACCCGTAATGTAATCTGGGATATGCATCGCCCGGAAAATAAACTTATCGGAGCTAATAAAGAAGTTATTATGGGGATGCCTAATCGCGGTTCTGATGCAGAGTCATTTGTGAAGATGCTTACTATGCGTATTTTGTATCCGTTCCTTTTCGATGGCCGTGTAAAAACAAAAGATGGGAAACAGGCATTGATGAACATAAGACGTAATAGCGGTGATTATAATTCAAAGTATGATTATATGCGCGCATTTGGTCGCGGTATTGCCACATTTCGCCCTACTTATTTTTCTACGCATACCCTCTGGAAGGTTAACGGAAAAATGGATGCAACAGACTTGCGTCATAGTTCGGAAGTAGGCAACTGGGTACGCATGGAAGATTATCGTGTCAATAATAAAGCGTCCTCCGAGTTTGGAAACCCTGTTACACTTTTCGATGATGCCGGAAAACTCTTATGCAGTGACACTATTCGTCGCTGGTTCGATGTTCCTCACTACAAACTATATTTGGATGACCCTGTGAATGATGCTAACGTTAGTGGTTCTGACGGGTTGAGAGGTGCTACTAATGGCGGTAATGCAGATTGGTATCTTTATCGCTTGGCAGAAGCATATTTACTGCGTGCAGAAGCTAAGTTCTACTTAGGTGATGCAACAGCAAAAGATGACGTGAATGAAGTGAGAAAAAGAGCAAAATGTTCCGAACTTTACAATAGTGCTGTTACTATCGGGGACATTATAAACGAACGTGCCCGCGAATTGTATTGGGAAGAATGGCGCAACGTGGAGTTGACCCGTGTGTCCCTATGCCTTGCCCGCAGTGGTAAACCTGACGAATGGGGTAACACATATAAGTTGGATACCTTCGACAAGCAAAGTGGTACGGATGCTAGCGGTGGTAGCTATTGGTATCAACGTATCAATCACTACAGTATGTATAATAAGGGTCCTATATCTATTGATGCCACAGGCAATAGCAATCCTAACTATACCATGGATAAGAAAAATATTTATTGGCCGATTCCTAATAAGGAAATTACTGCCAACAATAAAGGGCAACTGGCACAAAATTATGGCTATAGCGGCTATGATCCTAATGCGCCTAAATGGGATAACTGGGAAGATGCTGTAGCAGACGAATATAAAACAGAGTAA
- a CDS encoding FAD:protein FMN transferase, with the protein MLPVQFISKQIGIDKDVVYSWFSCMNTRVDIILCDKKEGKSKEIIETIYWRLKDFEKMGNYFDPLSELAAINTSGCNAPVIVNKDLFRMIKMCVGYHKLSGGYFDISVNSDKHTIDTLQYVHFSEEDSAITLGKEGVRLDLSGFIKGYSLDKIRDILQENGVENALVNMGNSSVLALGNHPVGEGWKIGIDFPAIPEHLKEIVLRDKCLTTSGNQYYGRKHIKSPYTGQYIEGIKGVSVITDTATEGEALSTALFAAEPENKHEILKHFEATTYTF; encoded by the coding sequence ATGCTGCCTGTACAATTCATATCTAAACAAATCGGGATAGACAAGGATGTTGTCTACTCCTGGTTTAGTTGTATGAATACAAGGGTAGATATTATACTTTGCGACAAAAAGGAAGGGAAATCGAAAGAAATAATAGAAACTATATACTGGCGGTTGAAGGACTTTGAAAAAATGGGTAATTATTTTGACCCATTGAGTGAATTAGCTGCAATAAATACGTCCGGTTGCAATGCACCGGTAATCGTAAATAAGGATTTGTTTAGGATGATAAAGATGTGCGTCGGTTATCATAAGCTATCAGGAGGTTACTTCGATATTTCTGTGAATTCCGATAAACATACAATAGATACTCTTCAATATGTCCACTTTTCGGAAGAGGATTCGGCAATAACTCTGGGAAAGGAGGGTGTAAGATTAGACCTTTCAGGTTTTATTAAAGGATATTCCTTAGATAAGATAAGGGATATACTTCAGGAAAACGGTGTGGAAAATGCCCTTGTAAATATGGGAAACAGTTCTGTGCTGGCATTAGGTAATCATCCTGTAGGAGAAGGTTGGAAAATCGGTATCGACTTTCCGGCAATACCGGAGCATCTGAAAGAAATAGTGCTCAGGGACAAGTGTCTTACAACATCAGGAAATCAGTATTACGGACGTAAACATATAAAGTCTCCATACACGGGACAATATATAGAGGGAATAAAGGGTGTTTCCGTAATAACGGATACTGCCACTGAGGGGGAGGCTTTATCTACGGCATTATTTGCTGCAGAACCTGAAAATAAACATGAAATTTTGAAGCACTTTGAAGCAACAACATATACTTTCTGA
- a CDS encoding PKD domain-containing protein, giving the protein MKRVILIAGLLMALALHVLAQKETYWWHLPPQNSLDFNIPLTVKDSQGRETKGMPTVGTGELTNMAGCFTLSSPQGELMMYFDGKTIWDRTGNPMPNGTGLLGSETSTLSGIVIPYPGSPGKYYAISKKFPVDVEPIGITYSVVDMSLRNGLGDVVAGEKNKPLLLQEWSDENIAAVKKTNSDNYWLIHRTMSLDYTEDKMRFYVWELTPSGFSAPVVYEYDFEHPGDDMSTGYLKFSSDGTRFVACVGIEESVTLCFGDFDPKTGEISNMQVRHDYYTPRIGGIYGMEFSMSGENLFFSTNNTSNSKLYHITWADLRDPAKRPALVPGISLTNIQMHSDGRIYGIEWGSRKLVVIMDPENGLSVDIRTFNDYLKNSVQLGLATFAATFMDLEGNTDFCMGFPQKFSTSVSDYLATKQVGYTLWDFGDGSTPVQVMGSGLQEVYHTYIRRGDYTIAISAYDATDNLLQSNTMKIRVNSCSLPVNHNMSHMGID; this is encoded by the coding sequence ATGAAAAGAGTTATATTGATAGCAGGTCTGTTAATGGCCTTAGCTTTACATGTGTTGGCGCAGAAAGAAACTTATTGGTGGCACTTACCTCCTCAGAATAGTCTGGATTTCAATATTCCCCTGACAGTAAAAGACAGCCAAGGGCGTGAAACTAAAGGTATGCCCACAGTGGGTACAGGAGAATTGACAAATATGGCGGGATGTTTTACTCTTTCCTCCCCACAAGGTGAGTTAATGATGTATTTCGATGGAAAAACCATATGGGATCGTACCGGAAATCCGATGCCCAACGGTACGGGGCTCCTTGGATCTGAGACTTCTACTCTGTCTGGTATTGTGATCCCTTATCCCGGTAGTCCAGGGAAATATTATGCCATATCGAAGAAATTTCCGGTAGATGTCGAACCCATCGGAATTACCTATTCGGTTGTAGATATGAGTTTGAGAAACGGTTTAGGTGACGTCGTGGCTGGAGAGAAAAACAAGCCTCTGCTATTACAGGAATGGTCTGATGAAAATATAGCAGCCGTAAAAAAAACAAATTCGGATAATTATTGGCTGATACACAGGACTATGTCGTTGGATTATACTGAAGATAAAATGAGGTTTTATGTATGGGAGCTGACTCCCTCAGGATTTTCGGCTCCGGTTGTCTACGAATATGATTTTGAGCATCCTGGTGATGATATGTCTACGGGATATCTGAAGTTTTCATCCGATGGTACACGTTTTGTTGCATGTGTAGGTATTGAAGAAAGTGTTACTTTATGTTTTGGCGATTTTGATCCTAAGACCGGAGAAATATCAAATATGCAAGTTAGACATGATTATTATACCCCGCGCATCGGCGGTATATACGGTATGGAATTCTCTATGTCAGGAGAAAATCTTTTCTTTTCAACTAATAATACATCTAATTCAAAGCTCTATCATATCACTTGGGCCGATTTGCGTGATCCGGCAAAACGTCCCGCTTTAGTTCCCGGCATATCTTTGACTAACATTCAGATGCATTCAGATGGACGTATCTATGGAATTGAATGGGGGAGTCGAAAACTGGTAGTAATAATGGATCCCGAAAATGGATTATCTGTCGATATTAGAACATTTAACGATTATCTGAAAAATTCGGTGCAATTGGGTTTGGCCACTTTCGCGGCTACTTTTATGGACTTGGAAGGCAATACGGATTTCTGCATGGGTTTTCCCCAGAAATTTTCGACATCCGTATCTGATTATTTAGCAACTAAGCAGGTAGGGTACACCTTATGGGATTTTGGCGATGGTAGCACTCCTGTACAGGTGATGGGGAGCGGTTTACAGGAAGTCTATCATACTTATATCCGTAGAGGAGATTATACTATTGCAATCTCGGCATACGATGCTACAGATAATCTTTTACAGTCGAATACGATGAAAATACGGGTTAACTCATGCAGTTTGCCTGTTAATCATAATATGAGTCATATGGGGATCGATTAA
- a CDS encoding Gfo/Idh/MocA family oxidoreductase: MVTRRNFLKKAGIATAGLAISSIGSVSALSEDSLKRVNGANGKINLACVGIGYRGSDIIKEFEKTGLANVVALCDVDMGAKHTQEIMGKFPKAKRFKDFREMFDKMGNEIEAVSVGTPDHSHFPICMMAMAYGKHVYVEKPMGRTFYEAELMMQAAKKYPNVVTQVGNQGHSEANYFQFKAWKEAGIIKDVTEVVAHMNSPRRWHGWDTNIYKLPEGQPIPQGMDWNTWLMAIPYHDYSDKYHYGNWRCWYDFGMGALGDWGAHILDTVHEFLDLGLPYEINPVMLEGHNDYFFPMSSTIQFRFPRRGDMPPLDITWYDGINNQPKLPNGYGASELDPNIPTVAGGKMEARKLNPGKIIYSKDLIFKGGSHGSTLSIIPEEKAKEMASRLPEVPESTSNHFANFLLACQGKEKTRSPFEVFGPLSQVFSLGVMAQRLNVPIKFDRNTKVVTNNAFANDMLAGVPPRKGWEDFYKV; encoded by the coding sequence ATGGTAACACGAAGAAATTTTCTAAAGAAGGCGGGAATAGCCACCGCAGGACTTGCTATAAGCAGTATCGGTTCTGTGAGCGCTTTGAGCGAGGATAGCCTGAAACGGGTGAATGGTGCGAACGGAAAAATCAATCTTGCCTGCGTCGGTATCGGATATCGTGGCAGCGATATAATCAAGGAATTTGAGAAAACAGGTTTGGCAAATGTAGTCGCCCTGTGTGATGTGGATATGGGGGCTAAACATACTCAGGAAATCATGGGTAAGTTTCCTAAAGCGAAACGGTTCAAAGATTTCCGGGAAATGTTCGACAAGATGGGTAATGAGATAGAGGCAGTATCGGTAGGTACTCCGGATCACTCCCATTTTCCTATCTGTATGATGGCTATGGCCTACGGAAAGCATGTATATGTAGAGAAACCGATGGGACGTACCTTCTACGAAGCTGAATTGATGATGCAGGCCGCTAAGAAATATCCGAATGTAGTTACGCAGGTAGGTAATCAGGGACATTCCGAAGCAAATTATTTCCAGTTTAAGGCTTGGAAAGAAGCAGGTATCATAAAGGATGTGACTGAAGTGGTGGCTCATATGAATTCTCCCCGCAGATGGCACGGCTGGGATACAAATATTTATAAATTACCTGAAGGGCAGCCGATACCGCAAGGTATGGACTGGAATACATGGCTGATGGCTATCCCTTATCACGACTACAGCGATAAGTATCATTATGGGAACTGGCGCTGCTGGTACGATTTCGGTATGGGTGCGTTAGGCGACTGGGGTGCACATATCTTAGATACGGTACATGAATTTCTTGATCTCGGATTGCCTTACGAAATCAATCCGGTGATGCTGGAAGGACATAACGATTATTTCTTCCCGATGTCTTCCACCATACAGTTCCGTTTTCCACGACGTGGCGATATGCCGCCGTTAGATATTACATGGTACGATGGTATAAATAATCAGCCAAAATTACCGAATGGATATGGGGCCTCCGAATTAGACCCTAATATACCGACTGTAGCCGGTGGTAAAATGGAAGCGAGAAAACTGAATCCCGGAAAAATAATCTATTCGAAAGACTTGATTTTCAAAGGGGGTTCGCACGGTAGTACATTATCTATCATACCCGAAGAGAAGGCTAAAGAAATGGCTTCGAGATTGCCTGAAGTACCTGAGAGTACATCGAATCACTTTGCTAATTTCCTTTTGGCCTGTCAGGGTAAAGAGAAAACACGCTCACCATTCGAAGTATTCGGTCCGCTTAGCCAGGTATTCTCATTAGGGGTAATGGCTCAGAGGCTGAATGTTCCGATCAAATTTGACCGGAATACGAAAGTTGTCACCAATAATGCGTTCGCAAATGATATGCTGGCAGGAGTGCCGCCTCGTAAGGGTTGGGAGGACTTTTATAAAGTATAA
- a CDS encoding Gfo/Idh/MocA family oxidoreductase encodes MEDISLDRRYFLKKMGMAGASALFVSSPWLSVFSEVKHTEKSVIKVGIVGPGSRGRHLMSFLVNNPKADIVALCDIYQPSLDEALKMVPKAKTYTDYRRMLEDKSIDAIVIATPLNTHCQIALDAFDAGKHVFCEKSIGFTIEECLAMYDRHKSSGRIFFSGQQRLFDPRYIKAMEMVHAGTFGEIEAIRTFWFRNGDWRRNVPSPELERQINWRLYREYSKGLMTELACHQLQIGSWALQSIPNKVMGHGAITYWKDGREVYDNVSCIYVFDNGVKLTFDSVISNQFYGLEEQILGHLGTIEPEKGKYYFESVAPAPGFLRMINDIENSLFDTLPFAGTSWAPETAKENTGEYILGDKPKGDGTDLMMNAFVEAVITEKQPARVAEEGYYASALTLLGDMALERGEMLTFPDEFKLDYLNHRRNK; translated from the coding sequence ATGGAAGATATTTCTTTAGACAGGCGATATTTCTTAAAAAAGATGGGTATGGCAGGAGCATCAGCTTTGTTTGTATCCAGTCCCTGGCTCTCTGTATTCTCAGAGGTGAAACATACTGAAAAGTCTGTTATAAAGGTGGGGATAGTAGGGCCTGGTTCGCGCGGACGCCATCTGATGAGTTTTTTGGTCAATAATCCGAAAGCAGATATAGTCGCTTTATGTGATATATATCAGCCATCGCTGGATGAGGCTTTAAAAATGGTGCCTAAAGCCAAAACTTATACAGATTATCGCCGTATGCTCGAAGATAAGAGTATAGATGCCATTGTTATTGCTACACCACTCAATACCCATTGCCAGATAGCACTGGATGCATTTGATGCGGGGAAACATGTTTTCTGCGAAAAGTCCATCGGCTTTACAATAGAAGAATGTCTGGCGATGTATGATAGACATAAGTCTTCCGGCAGGATATTTTTCTCCGGTCAGCAGCGACTTTTCGACCCACGGTATATAAAGGCGATGGAAATGGTGCATGCCGGTACTTTTGGAGAAATAGAGGCTATCAGGACATTCTGGTTCCGCAATGGCGACTGGCGAAGAAATGTACCGTCCCCGGAGCTGGAACGGCAGATTAACTGGCGTCTTTACCGTGAATACTCGAAAGGTTTGATGACTGAATTGGCCTGCCACCAACTGCAGATAGGTAGCTGGGCTTTACAGTCCATACCCAATAAAGTAATGGGGCATGGTGCTATCACTTATTGGAAAGACGGGAGGGAAGTTTATGACAATGTAAGTTGCATTTATGTTTTTGACAATGGAGTTAAACTGACATTCGATTCGGTTATTTCAAACCAGTTTTACGGACTGGAAGAGCAGATACTCGGGCATCTGGGGACTATTGAGCCGGAAAAAGGTAAATATTATTTCGAAAGTGTTGCTCCTGCACCGGGTTTCCTCCGGATGATAAATGATATTGAAAATAGTTTGTTCGATACATTACCGTTTGCCGGAACAAGCTGGGCTCCTGAGACAGCAAAAGAAAATACAGGTGAATATATACTGGGAGATAAACCCAAGGGAGACGGCACAGACCTTATGATGAATGCCTTTGTGGAAGCTGTAATAACAGAAAAACAGCCGGCCCGCGTTGCTGAGGAAGGATATTATGCAAGTGCCCTTACGCTATTGGGTGATATGGCTCTCGAAAGAGGTGAAATGCTGACTTTTCCGGATGAATTCAAACTCGATTATTTAAATCATCGCCGCAATAAGTAA
- a CDS encoding PKD domain-containing protein yields MKKIFIIMFLLACWQCMSAQKETYWWTFGNQNSFNFNLPVTVNDSKGKETTGMPTVGTSELTNTEGCFTLSNSKGELMMYGNGRTIWDRTHTPMPNGITGIDFETYTEGTQSGIIVPYPGSPGKYYVLSIGHKGVTESWNIEEGLISYSVVDMSLNGGTGDVIPALKDQILWTTENDEFNNNIAAIKKKGSDNYWIIHRHLAAPAYTNAIMTMTVWELTPAGFSAPVTYDLDTGDWGQRSSLGYLKFSSDGRRFISLGTDNSSITYVFSGEFDPETGLVSDMKATYMYKCLPYGIEFSLSGEELFISYLPSAAIATKRYLGHFTWDKLRSLGTVSDELVPTPFASNHYVVCIQMHSDGRIYGIEANTRNVYVIMDPEEGAAAEIRVFKNYLLKDHVANYGLPTFAATFMAMEGDLLFCTNTSGEFTMAISSYIGAMEVAYTQWDFGDGSAPIRVTGSGTQKQSHVYTHPGKYTVTVSAFSAADNLLQSKTLDLKVHPCILPVNPNVHLSNN; encoded by the coding sequence ATGAAAAAGATATTTATTATAATGTTCTTGCTTGCCTGTTGGCAATGCATGTCGGCACAGAAAGAAACTTATTGGTGGACGTTCGGTAATCAGAACAGCTTCAACTTTAATCTTCCTGTTACGGTGAATGACAGTAAGGGAAAGGAAACTACAGGTATGCCTACAGTCGGCACCTCTGAGCTGACTAATACGGAAGGATGTTTTACCTTATCTAACTCAAAAGGCGAATTGATGATGTATGGCAATGGCAGAACAATATGGGATAGAACACATACTCCAATGCCAAACGGTATTACCGGAATTGATTTCGAAACTTATACTGAAGGAACTCAATCCGGTATTATCGTACCTTATCCGGGAAGTCCCGGAAAGTACTATGTACTTTCTATCGGGCATAAAGGTGTAACCGAATCCTGGAATATAGAAGAGGGGTTAATTTCTTATTCAGTTGTAGATATGAGTCTGAACGGAGGTACTGGAGATGTGATACCTGCCCTTAAAGATCAGATATTATGGACTACAGAAAATGATGAGTTTAACAATAATATTGCAGCTATCAAAAAAAAAGGATCAGATAATTATTGGATAATACACAGGCATCTTGCAGCACCCGCTTATACTAATGCTATTATGACAATGACCGTATGGGAACTAACACCTGCCGGATTCTCAGCACCTGTCACATACGATCTGGATACGGGTGATTGGGGGCAACGTTCTAGTTTAGGTTATTTAAAATTTTCATCGGATGGCCGACGTTTTATAAGTCTCGGAACTGATAATTCGTCCATAACGTATGTTTTCTCCGGAGAGTTTGACCCTGAAACGGGGTTGGTGTCTGATATGAAAGCGACTTATATGTATAAGTGCCTTCCTTATGGTATCGAGTTTTCTTTATCTGGAGAGGAGTTATTCATTTCTTATCTTCCAAGTGCAGCTATTGCAACTAAAAGATACCTCGGACATTTCACATGGGATAAACTCCGCAGTCTTGGTACTGTTTCCGATGAGCTCGTACCAACTCCATTTGCCAGTAACCATTATGTTGTCTGTATCCAGATGCATTCCGACGGTCGGATATATGGGATAGAAGCAAATACAAGGAATGTCTATGTCATTATGGATCCTGAAGAAGGAGCCGCAGCAGAAATCAGGGTGTTTAAAAACTATCTACTGAAAGATCATGTAGCCAATTATGGCTTACCTACTTTTGCTGCTACATTTATGGCTATGGAAGGGGATCTTCTCTTTTGTACAAATACCTCCGGTGAATTTACAATGGCTATTTCTTCTTATATAGGCGCTATGGAGGTAGCTTATACTCAATGGGATTTTGGTGATGGAAGTGCGCCTATAAGAGTAACAGGTAGTGGAACCCAAAAACAGTCGCATGTTTATACCCACCCGGGAAAATATACTGTCACGGTATCAGCATTTAGTGCTGCTGATAATCTCTTACAGTCGAAAACGCTCGATCTAAAAGTGCATCCTTGCATACTGCCGGTCAACCCCAATGTACATCTGAGTAATAACTAA